The following are encoded in a window of Thamnophis elegans isolate rThaEle1 chromosome 14, rThaEle1.pri, whole genome shotgun sequence genomic DNA:
- the CENPN gene encoding centromere protein N produces MAPKRRLRNSGGQDPPSKVFIMDETVAEYIRRTVLRIPRSETSKMLASWGFLSETQLQSLKIHHVKDKVSEAVVELCEENQATIKDAAELDLIYNYTYQDKNTWIVYQMTREDDEDAVIFNWTTFKKKFKCTVLSVLKNATISFKEYEDNAVWIRIAWGTQYTRPNQYKPTYVVYHSQTPYVFITNSKVKRNNTLLFQALLAATCYKDIHEMGLRNHCLESLKVILFKRFSQNFQTHPLRPLQEKNSDLENVDPRIILEDKHEKERIQKVNRETFGDGPQPKLEHAQYKLETVFKTEERSILNTDQPFRCTIKFSSPHLLEALKSLGPSGIADAPLSPLLTCITRKARNYFKIREKKDDLSQTNNTFQVN; encoded by the exons atggcgcCGAAGAGGCGGCTGCGGAACAGCGGCGGGCAGGATCCCCCGTCGAA GGTCTTCATCATGGATGAAACAGTAGCTGAATATATTAGAAGAACCGTGCTGCGAATACCACGTTCAGAAACATCCAAAATGCTGGCTTCATGGGGTTTTTTGTCCGAGACTCAACTTCAATCTTTAAAAATTCATCATGTCAAGGACAAAGTATCTGAAGCAGTTGTTGAACTTTGTGAG GAGAACCAGGCAACTATCAAAGATGCAGCAGAGTTAGACTTAATTT acaACTACACCTATCAAGACAAAAATACCTGGATTGTTTACCAAATGACTAGAGAAG ATGATGAAGATGCAGTCATTTTTAACTGGACAACtttcaaaaagaaatttaaatgcaCTGTGCTATCTGTTTTGAAAAAT GCAACTATCAGCTTTAAAGAATATGAAGACAATGCAGTGTGGATTCGAATTGCTTGGGGAACTCAATATACAAGGCCTAATCAATACAAGCCAACCTACGTAGTTTACCATTCACAAACACCTTATGTCTTCATAACCAATTCTAAGGTTAAGAGAAATAACACTTTACTTTTTCAG GCTCTGTTGGCTGCTACCTGTTACAAAGACATCCATGAAATGGGTCTCCGAAACCATTGCTTAGAGTCTCTTAAAGTTATTTTGTTTAAAAGATTTTCCCAG aATTTTCAGACACATCCCCTTCGCCCCCTACAAGAAAAAAACAGTGACCTGGAAAATG TTGATCCAAGGATAATTCTTGAAGATAAACATGAAAAGGAGAGAATTCAAAAAGTTAATCGGGAAACTTTTGGTGATGGTCCTCAACCAAAATTAGAACACGCGCAGTACAAG CTTGAAACAGTGTTTAAAACTGAAGAAAGAAGCATCCTGAATACTGATCAGCCATTTAGATGTACCATCAAGTTTTCTAGTCCTCATCTTCTAGAAGCCCTTAAGTCTCTAGGGCCCTCTG GAATAGCAGACGCTCCTCTTTCACCACTACTCACCTGCATCACTCGAAAAGCcaggaattattttaaaatcagagagaaaaaagatgatcTTTCACAAACCAATAATACCTTTCAAGTAAATTAA
- the ATMIN gene encoding ATM interactor: protein MAAAAPPQPQRPPQRGGEPGLGPGLGLGRPRRPATRDVVQRPSSPRELVTPSVTELSRAVRSNILCTVAGCGKVLPNPPALSMHLSKAHRLQQDGKIYPAMRKDLKMPQKYYCCPIEGCPRGPERPFSQFSLVRQHFMKMHAEKKHKCDKCTNSYGTIWDLKRHIVDCGKTFQCTCGCPYASRTALLSHIYRTQHEIPVEHRDPPSKKRKSEISLSNCTLEEKRTHRRTPTNIHSRCASTEDLETPEIKLVASLDDSSQPYFIQQTQAQPKNAPKFLLPKPKVGLVKLPVMQLTQLPILVPAQNSSMKPVVVTVDEKGSVMSTVHLMPMPVGIMIPAMETEALALKNLSALSRTKVADGTKPVSTGIQVNLGKASPHNPVQDLEALCYKNGICSTNVQTDLSYFSQNFVPSAAWPPDSSVSSCSQTDLTFSSQALLPVSVETQTLLPSSKLTSSIAAQTDVLAQACFQPCGISRETQTGKSPKGVDGNVHMDQTVTCGGLFNGVNSSFPDSNPMTPPGVPLMATNLDQNMLPQGNCKTLSPDTKCEPMMSFNSSTNGILPQQIMTDNQTQTMELLNDLETIFSNNSTAHSLDNRSLLTDTHPNPGLPLSSVSTQNPGIDFDIEEFFTASNIQTQTEEAELGNLNSVPTLEFLDIETQTDLFSDHTTPSYASRGSSNFLGLEMFDTQTQTDLNFFLDTPYLPLGNILKPSAFLMSADSSNTETQTEMRCPDSEISDHMSDGKVQLSSAETQTIDSCLDTLGNLFLTSNETQTVMDDFLLADLAWNTMDSQFSSVETQTCAELCSLLQGSDKASC, encoded by the exons ATGGCGGCGGCCGCTCCTCCTCAGCCGCAGCGCCCGCCTCAGCGCGGCGGGGAACCCGGCTTGGGCCCGGGCCTGGGACTCGGCCGTCCCCGCCGCCCGGCCACCCGCGACGTCGTCCAAAGGCCGTCCAGCCCTCGGGAGCTGGTGACACCCTCGGTGACGGAGCTGTCACGGGCCGTCCGCAGCAACATCTTGTGCACGGTGGCCGGCTGCGGCAAGGTGCTGCCCAACCCGCCGGCGCTGAGTATGCACCTCAGCAAGGCCCACCGCCTGCAGCAG GATGGAAAAATATATCCTGCAATGAGGAAAGATTTGAAAATGCCACAGAAATACTACTGCTGTCCTATTGAAGGTTGTCCCAGGGGACCTGAAAGGCCATTTTCACAGTTTTCTCTTGTAAGGCAG CACTTCATGAAAATGCATGCTGAAAAGAAGCATAAATGCGATAAATGCACCAATTCATATGGCACTATATGGGATTTGAAGCGCCATATTGTGGACTGTGGCAAGACTTTCCAGTGTACCTGTGGGTGTCCCTATGCCAGCAGGACGGCATTGTTATCTCATATTTATCGGACACAACATGAGATCCCGGTTGAACACAG GGATCCGCCTAGCAAGAAAAGGAAAAGTGAAATTTCACTGTCTAACTGCACactggaagaaaaaagaacacacaGAAGGACGCCCACCAACATCCACAGCAGATGTGCCAGCACTGAggatttggagacccctgagatCAAGTTGGTAGCCTCCTTGGATGATTCCAGCCAACCTTATTTTATTCAGCAAACTCAAGCACAGCCCAAAAACGCACCAAAGTTTCTCTTGCCTAAGCCGAAAGTGGGTTTAGTTAAGCTCCCTGTAATGCAGCTGACTCAATTGCCTATCTTGGTGCCAGCACAAAACTCCTCTATGAAGCCCGTTGTGGTGACTGTGGACGAGAAAGGTTCTGTCATGAGTACTGTTCACTTAATGCCTATGCCGGTCGGAATTATGATACCCGCAATGGAGACTGAAGCCCTTGCATTGAAAAACCTCTCAGCCCTTTCCAGAACCAAAGTTGCTGATGGTACTAAGCCGGTTAGTACAGGCATCCAGGTGAATTTAGGCAAAGCATccccccataatcctgtccaggATCTTGAAGCTCTGTGCTATAAAAACGGGATCTGTTCCACAAATGTTCAAACTGACCTCTCTTACTTTTCCCAGAATTTTGTGCCTTCCGCAGCTTGGCCTCCCGATTCCTCGGTGTCCTCTTGTTCTCAGACAGACCTGACTTTCAGCTCCCAGGCGTTGCTTCCGGTGAGCGTAGAGACGCAAACCCTGTTACCCAGCTCAAAGCTGACTTCCTCCATAGCTGCTCAGACAGATGTGCTCGCTCAAGCTTGCTTTCAACCCTGCGGAATTTCTCGGGAGACTCAGACCGGCAAATCCCCAAAAGGTGTCGATGGGAACGTACACATGGACCAGACTGTCACCTGCGGCGGTCTTTTCAACGGCGTTAATTCCTCATTTCCTGATTCAAACCCCATGACTCCTCCTGGTGTCCCCTTGATGGCAACCAATCTGGATCAGAATATGCTACCGCAAGGAAACTGCAAAACTTTGAGCCCAGACACCAAGTGTGAGCCAATGATGAGCTTTAACTCGTCCACCAACGGTATTCTTCCCCAGCAAATTATGACAGACAATCAGACGCAAACCATGGAGCTACTGAATGACCTGGAAACCATTTTTTCAAATAACTCCACAGCCCATTCGTTGGATAACCGCAGTCTTTTAACGGATACTCACCCCAACCCTGGCCTTCCCTTAAGCTCCGTCTCTACCCAGAACCCAGGAATAGATTTTGACATTGAGGAATTCTTTACGGCTTCCAATATCCAAACTCAAACCGAAGAGGCTGAATTGGGCAACTTGAACTCGGTGCCGACCTTGGAGTTCCTAGACATTGAAACCCAAACAGATTTATTTTCAGACCACACTACCCCATCCTATGCCTCTCGAGGCAGTTCTAATTTCTTAGGCTTAGAAATGTTTGATACGCAGACCCAGACAGACTTAAATTTCTTCCTGGACACTCCCTACCTGCCTCTGGGGAACATCTTGAAGCCTTCTGCTTTTCTGATGAGTGCGGACTCTTCCAATACAGAAACCCAAACGGAAATGAGATGTCCAGACAGCGAGATCTCCGATCACATGTCAGACGGAAAGGTCCAGCTGAGCAGTGCCGAAACGCAAACCATAGACAGCTGCCTTGATACCCTAGGCAACTTATTTCTCACCAGCAACGAGACTCAGACCGTGATGGATGATTTCCTTTTAGCTGACTTGGCCTGGAATACCATGGACTCCCAGTTCAGTTCCGTAGAGACACAAACCTGTGCAGAATTGTGCTCTTTGCTTCAGGGCTCCGACAAAGCAAGCTGTTGA